A genomic stretch from Canis lupus baileyi chromosome 3, mCanLup2.hap1, whole genome shotgun sequence includes:
- the ROBO3 gene encoding roundabout homolog 3 isoform X1, which yields MLRYLLKTLLQMNLFADSLAGDISNSSDLLFGFNSSVAALNHSLLPPGDPSFNASRVEPEDAMPRIVEQPPDLLVSRGEPATLPCRAEGRPRPNIEWYKNGARVATAREDPRAHRLLLPSGALFFPRIVHGRRARPDEGVYTCVARNYLGAAASRNASLEVAVLRDDFRQSPGNVVVAVGEPAVMECVPPRGHPEPSVSWKKDSARLREEEGRITIRGGKLMMSHTLKSDAGMYVCVASNMAGERESGAAELVVLERPSFLRRPVNQVVLADAPVDFPCEVQGDPPPRLRWRKEDGELPTGRYEIRSDHSLWIGRVTAADEGTYTCVAENSVGRAEASGSLSVHVPPQLVTQPQDQMAAPGESVAFQCETKGNPPPAIFWQKEGSQVLLFPSQPLQPKGRFSVSPRGQLNITDVQSGDAGYYVCQAVSVAGSVLAKALLEVKRASSLDGLPPIILQGPANQTLALGSPVWLPCRVTGNPQPSVRWKKDGQWLQGDDLQLNLMANGTLYIASVQEMDLGFYSCVAKSSMGEATWSSWLRRREDWGVSPEPPTEPSTPPGPPSQPVVTEITKNSITLTWKPNPQAGATVTSYVIEAFSQAAGNTWRTVADGVQLETHTVSGLQPNTIYLFLVRAVGAWGLSEPSPVSEPIRTQDSNPSRPVEDPWRGQRGLAEVAVHVQEPVVLGLRTLQVSWTVDGPVQLVQGFRVSWRVAGPDGGSWTVLDLQSPSQQSTVLRGLPPGTQIQIKVQAQGQEGLGPESPFVTRSIPEEAPSGPPQGVTVALGGEGNSSVTVSWEPPLPSQQNGVIKEYQIWCLGNESRFHLNRSAAGWARSAVLRGLLPGLLYRTRVAAATSAGVGVASVPVSVQLRESRAGRGRAGPGHRGSGRAWSRAHGPGPLTPLAPTASPPESEPGLEVRPGLAERLARVLRAPAFLAGSGAACGALLLALCAVLYRRRRQRKELSHYTASFAYTPAVSFPHSEGLSGASSRPPMGLGPAPYPWLADSWPHPSRSPSAPEPRGSCCPSNPDPDDRYYNEAGISLYLAQTARGTAAPTEGPVYSTIDPAGEELQTFHGGFPPNPSGDPGAWSQYAPPEWSQGDSGARGGKVKLLGKAVQMPSLNWPEALPPPPPSCELSCLEGPEEDLEGSSEPEEWCPPMSERSHLTEPSSTGGCLVPPSQGEAPSPTSSYGQQSTATLTPSPPDPPQPPTDIPHLHQMPRRVPLGPSSPLSVSQPTLSSHEGRPAGLGAGPTASHHLNPSPVPSTASSAPGRTRQVPGEMTPPLQGPRARIRKPKAVPYRREHSPGGLSPDLPPPPLPPPEEETSWALGLRAAGSMSSLERERERSGERMVQAGLLGAQRGPHLDEEAWLPYSRPSFLSRGQGPNTCSTAGSNSSRGSGSSRGSRGPGRSRSRSRSQSQRPGQKCGEVRAREPR from the exons ATGCTGCGCTACCTGCTGAAGACACTGCTGCAGATGAACTTGTTCGCGGACTCCCTGGCGGGGGACATCTCCAACTCCAGCGACCTGCTCTTCGGCTTCAACTCCTCGGTGGCGGCGCTCAACCACAGCCTGCTGCCCCCCGGCGACCCCTCTTTCAACG CGTCAAGGGTCGAGCCGGAGGACGCGATGCCGCGCATCGTGGAGCAGCCGCCAGATCTGCTGGTGTCCCGGGGCGAGCCGGCCACGCTGCCCTGCCGCGCCGAGGGCCGGCCCCGGCCCAACATCGAGTGGTACAAGAACGGCGCGCGGGTGGCCACTGCGCGCGAGGACCCGCGCGCGCACCGCCTGCTGCTGCCCAGCGGCGCCCTCTTCTTCCCCCGCATCGTGCACGGGCGCCGCGCGCGCCCCGACGAGGGTGTCTACACTTGCGTGGCGCGCAACTACCTGGGGGCAGCGGCCAGCAGAAATGCCTCGCTGGAAGTGGCGG TCCTCCGTGATGATTTCCGGCAGTCTCCTGGAAacgtggtggtggcagtgggcgAGCCAGCGGTGATGGAATGCGTTCCCCCCCGTGGCCACCCGGAGCCTTCCGTGTCCTGGAAGAAGGACAGTGCAAGactcagagaggaggagggaaggatcACG ATTCGTGGAGGGAAGCTGATGATGTCACATACACTCAAGAGTGATGCGGGGATGTATGTGTGCGTGGCCTCCAACATGGCAGGAGAACGGGAGAGTGGGGCAGCTGAACTTGTGGTACTGG AGCGACCCTCATTCCTGCGTAGACCAGTCAACCAGGTGGTCCTGGCAGATGCCCCCGTGGATTTCCCATGTGAGGTGCAGGGAGATCCCCCACCCCGTCTACGCTGGCGCAAGGAGGATGGGGAACTGCCCACCGGCAG GTATGAGATCCGGAGTGACCACAGCCTTTGGATCGGCCGCGTGACTGCCGCCGACGAGGGGACCTACACCTGTGTGGCTGAGAACAGCGTGGGCCGCGCCGAAGCATCTGGCTCCCTCAGTGTTCACG TCCCACCCCAGCTGGTGACCCAGCCGCAGGACCAGATGGCAGCTCCTGGAGAGAGTGTGGCTTTCCAATGCGAGACCAAAGGAAACCCCCCACCTGCCATCTTCTGGCAGAAGGAGGGAAGTCAG GTTCTACTTTTCCCCAGCCAGCCGCTTCAGCCCAAGGGgcgcttctctgtgtctcccagaggCCAGCTCAACATTACGGATGTGCAGAGCGGGGATGCTGGCTACTACGTGTGTCAGGCCGTTAGTGTGGCCGGGAGCGTCCTGGCTAAGGCCCTGCTGGAGGTAAAAAGAG cctcctccttgGATGGGCTGCCTCCTATCATCCTCCAGGGACCAGCCAATCAGACGCTGGCACTTGGCTCCCCTGTGTGGCTGCCATGCAGAGTGACCGGGAACCCTCAACCGAGTGTCCGATGGAAGAAGGATGGGCAGTGGCTGCAGGGGGACGACCTCCAGCTCAACCTAATGGCCAATGGTACGCTGTACATCGCCAGCGTGCAG GAGATGGACCTGGGTTTCTACAGCTGTGTGGCCAAGAGTTCCATGGGGGAGGCCACATGGAGCAGCTGGCTTAGGAGGCGGG AAGATTGGGGAGTATCACCAGAGCCCCCTACAGAACCCAGTACCCCTCCAGGGCCTCCCTCTCAGCCAGTGGTCACTGAGATCACCAAGAACAGCATTACCCTGACCTGGAAGCCCAACCCGCAGGCGGGGGCCACAGTCACCTCTTATGTGATAGAGGCCTTCAG CCAAGCAGCTGGCAACACGTGGCGGACAGTGGCAGATGGTGTGCAGCTGGAGACACACACGGTCAGTGGTCTGCAGCCCAACACCATCTATCTGTTTCTGGTGCGAGCTGTGGGAGCCTGGGGCCTCAGTGAGCCCAGCCCCGTCTCTGAGCCCATCCGCACCCAGG ACAGCAACCCATCCAGGCCAGTGGAGGACCCATGGAGAGGCCAGCGGGGACTGGCTGAAGTGGCTGTGCATGTGCAGGAGCCCGTAGTCCTTGGGCTCCGGACCTTGCAGGTGTCCTGGACT GTAGATGGCCCAGTCCAGCTGGTGCAAGGTTTCCGGGTGTCTTGGAGGGTAGCAGGTCCTGATGGGGGAAGCTGGACAGTACTGGACCTACAGTCCCCAAGCCAGCAAAGTACTGTGCTAAGAGGACTCCCCCCAGGGACCCAAATTCAGATCAAAGTGCAAGCCcaaggccaggaggggctggggcctgaAAGTCCCTTTGTGACCAGGAGCATTCCGGAGGAAG CCCCCAGTGGCCCCCCCCAGGGAGTGACAGTGGCCTTGGGGGGTGAAGGCAACAGCAGTGTCACGGTGTCCTGggaacctcccctcccctcccagcaaaATGGGGTGATCAAGGAATACCAG ATCTGGTGCCTGGGCAATGAGAGCCGCTTCCACCTCAACCGGTCTGCGGCAGGCTGGGCACGCTCCGCCGTGCTCCGGGGACTGCTGCCCGGCCTTCTCTACCGGACCCGGGTCGCGGCGGCCACCAGCGCCGGCGTGGGCGTGGCCAGCGTCCCGGTGTCGGTGCAGCTGCGTGAGTCCCGAGCTGGGAgagggcgggccgggccggggcacCGGGGGTCTGGGCGCGCCTGGTCCCGGGCCCACGGCCCCGGCCCGCTCACCCCTCTGGCCCCCACAGCCTCCCCGCCGGAGTCGGAGCCCGGGCTCGAGGTGCGCCCGGGGCTGGCGGAGCGCCTGGCCAGGGTGCTGCGGGCGCCTGCCTTCCTGGCGGGCAGCGGGGCCGCCTGCGGGGCGCTGCTGCTCGCGCTCTGCGCCGTCCTCTACCGGCGCCGGAGGCAGCGCAAGGAGCTCAGTCACTACACCG CCTCCTTTGCCTACACACCGGCAG TGTCCTTCCCACACTCAGAGGGCCTCTCTGGAGCCAGTTCCAG GCCACCCATgggcctcggccccgccccctacCCTTGGCTGGCCGACTCGTGGCCCCACCCATCTCGAAGCCCCTcagccccggagcccaggggGAGCTGCTGCCCCAGCAATCCTGACCCAGACGACAGATATTACAATG aAGCAGGGATCTCCCTGTACCTGGCTCAGACGGCCCGAGGCACTGCCGCCCCTACAGAGGGTCCTGTCTACAGCACCATTGACCCAGCTGGGGAGGAGCTGCAGACCTTCCACGGGGGGTTCCCCCCAAATCCCTCGGGGGACCCAGGCGCCTGGAGCCAATATGCTCCTCCAGAATGGAGCCAGGGGGACAGTG GAGCCAGGGGAGGCAAAGTAAAGCTTCTGGGAAAAGCTGTGCAGATGCCCTCTCTCAACTGGCCGGAAGCCCTGCCACCACCTCCCCCTTCCTGTGAACTGAGCTGCCTAGAGGGGCCTGAGGAAGATCTGGAAGGCAG CTCAGAGCCAGAAGAGTGGTGCCCACCAATGTCTGAGAGGAGCCATCTGACAGAGCCCAGCTCCACTGGAGGGTGCTTGGTCCCTCCATCCCAAGGGGAAGCCCCCTCTCCCACATCTTCCTATGGACAGCAGTCCACAGCTACTCTTACCCCCTCACCTCCtgaccctccccagccccccactgACATCCCCCATCTCCACCAGATGCCCAG GAGGGTGCCCCTGGGGCCAAGTTCCCCTCTCAGTGTATCCCAGCCCACTCTGAGTAGCCATGAAGGGAGGCCTGCTGGCCTGGGTGCTGGCCCCACAGCCTCCCATCACCTCAACCCCAGTCCTGTCCCTAGTACAGCCAGCAGTGCCCCAG GGAGAACCCGGCAGGTGCCTGGGGAGATGACCCCTCCGCTTCAAGGGCCCCGGGCCCGAATCCGGAAGCCCAAGGCTGTTCCCTACCGGCGGGAGCACAGTCCTGGCG
- the ROBO3 gene encoding roundabout homolog 3 isoform X2, with protein sequence MLRYLLKTLLQMNLFADSLAGDISNSSDLLFGFNSSVAALNHSLLPPGDPSFNASRVEPEDAMPRIVEQPPDLLVSRGEPATLPCRAEGRPRPNIEWYKNGARVATAREDPRAHRLLLPSGALFFPRIVHGRRARPDEGVYTCVARNYLGAAASRNASLEVAVLRDDFRQSPGNVVVAVGEPAVMECVPPRGHPEPSVSWKKDSARLREEEGRITIRGGKLMMSHTLKSDAGMYVCVASNMAGERESGAAELVVLERPSFLRRPVNQVVLADAPVDFPCEVQGDPPPRLRWRKEDGELPTGRYEIRSDHSLWIGRVTAADEGTYTCVAENSVGRAEASGSLSVHVPPQLVTQPQDQMAAPGESVAFQCETKGNPPPAIFWQKEGSQVLLFPSQPLQPKGRFSVSPRGQLNITDVQSGDAGYYVCQAVSVAGSVLAKALLEVKRASSLDGLPPIILQGPANQTLALGSPVWLPCRVTGNPQPSVRWKKDGQWLQGDDLQLNLMANGTLYIASVQEMDLGFYSCVAKSSMGEATWSSWLRRRDWGVSPEPPTEPSTPPGPPSQPVVTEITKNSITLTWKPNPQAGATVTSYVIEAFSQAAGNTWRTVADGVQLETHTVSGLQPNTIYLFLVRAVGAWGLSEPSPVSEPIRTQDSNPSRPVEDPWRGQRGLAEVAVHVQEPVVLGLRTLQVSWTVDGPVQLVQGFRVSWRVAGPDGGSWTVLDLQSPSQQSTVLRGLPPGTQIQIKVQAQGQEGLGPESPFVTRSIPEEAPSGPPQGVTVALGGEGNSSVTVSWEPPLPSQQNGVIKEYQIWCLGNESRFHLNRSAAGWARSAVLRGLLPGLLYRTRVAAATSAGVGVASVPVSVQLRESRAGRGRAGPGHRGSGRAWSRAHGPGPLTPLAPTASPPESEPGLEVRPGLAERLARVLRAPAFLAGSGAACGALLLALCAVLYRRRRQRKELSHYTASFAYTPAVSFPHSEGLSGASSRPPMGLGPAPYPWLADSWPHPSRSPSAPEPRGSCCPSNPDPDDRYYNEAGISLYLAQTARGTAAPTEGPVYSTIDPAGEELQTFHGGFPPNPSGDPGAWSQYAPPEWSQGDSGARGGKVKLLGKAVQMPSLNWPEALPPPPPSCELSCLEGPEEDLEGSSEPEEWCPPMSERSHLTEPSSTGGCLVPPSQGEAPSPTSSYGQQSTATLTPSPPDPPQPPTDIPHLHQMPRRVPLGPSSPLSVSQPTLSSHEGRPAGLGAGPTASHHLNPSPVPSTASSAPGRTRQVPGEMTPPLQGPRARIRKPKAVPYRREHSPGGLSPDLPPPPLPPPEEETSWALGLRAAGSMSSLERERERSGERMVQAGLLGAQRGPHLDEEAWLPYSRPSFLSRGQGPNTCSTAGSNSSRGSGSSRGSRGPGRSRSRSRSQSQRPGQKCGEVRAREPR encoded by the exons ATGCTGCGCTACCTGCTGAAGACACTGCTGCAGATGAACTTGTTCGCGGACTCCCTGGCGGGGGACATCTCCAACTCCAGCGACCTGCTCTTCGGCTTCAACTCCTCGGTGGCGGCGCTCAACCACAGCCTGCTGCCCCCCGGCGACCCCTCTTTCAACG CGTCAAGGGTCGAGCCGGAGGACGCGATGCCGCGCATCGTGGAGCAGCCGCCAGATCTGCTGGTGTCCCGGGGCGAGCCGGCCACGCTGCCCTGCCGCGCCGAGGGCCGGCCCCGGCCCAACATCGAGTGGTACAAGAACGGCGCGCGGGTGGCCACTGCGCGCGAGGACCCGCGCGCGCACCGCCTGCTGCTGCCCAGCGGCGCCCTCTTCTTCCCCCGCATCGTGCACGGGCGCCGCGCGCGCCCCGACGAGGGTGTCTACACTTGCGTGGCGCGCAACTACCTGGGGGCAGCGGCCAGCAGAAATGCCTCGCTGGAAGTGGCGG TCCTCCGTGATGATTTCCGGCAGTCTCCTGGAAacgtggtggtggcagtgggcgAGCCAGCGGTGATGGAATGCGTTCCCCCCCGTGGCCACCCGGAGCCTTCCGTGTCCTGGAAGAAGGACAGTGCAAGactcagagaggaggagggaaggatcACG ATTCGTGGAGGGAAGCTGATGATGTCACATACACTCAAGAGTGATGCGGGGATGTATGTGTGCGTGGCCTCCAACATGGCAGGAGAACGGGAGAGTGGGGCAGCTGAACTTGTGGTACTGG AGCGACCCTCATTCCTGCGTAGACCAGTCAACCAGGTGGTCCTGGCAGATGCCCCCGTGGATTTCCCATGTGAGGTGCAGGGAGATCCCCCACCCCGTCTACGCTGGCGCAAGGAGGATGGGGAACTGCCCACCGGCAG GTATGAGATCCGGAGTGACCACAGCCTTTGGATCGGCCGCGTGACTGCCGCCGACGAGGGGACCTACACCTGTGTGGCTGAGAACAGCGTGGGCCGCGCCGAAGCATCTGGCTCCCTCAGTGTTCACG TCCCACCCCAGCTGGTGACCCAGCCGCAGGACCAGATGGCAGCTCCTGGAGAGAGTGTGGCTTTCCAATGCGAGACCAAAGGAAACCCCCCACCTGCCATCTTCTGGCAGAAGGAGGGAAGTCAG GTTCTACTTTTCCCCAGCCAGCCGCTTCAGCCCAAGGGgcgcttctctgtgtctcccagaggCCAGCTCAACATTACGGATGTGCAGAGCGGGGATGCTGGCTACTACGTGTGTCAGGCCGTTAGTGTGGCCGGGAGCGTCCTGGCTAAGGCCCTGCTGGAGGTAAAAAGAG cctcctccttgGATGGGCTGCCTCCTATCATCCTCCAGGGACCAGCCAATCAGACGCTGGCACTTGGCTCCCCTGTGTGGCTGCCATGCAGAGTGACCGGGAACCCTCAACCGAGTGTCCGATGGAAGAAGGATGGGCAGTGGCTGCAGGGGGACGACCTCCAGCTCAACCTAATGGCCAATGGTACGCTGTACATCGCCAGCGTGCAG GAGATGGACCTGGGTTTCTACAGCTGTGTGGCCAAGAGTTCCATGGGGGAGGCCACATGGAGCAGCTGGCTTAGGAGGCGGG ATTGGGGAGTATCACCAGAGCCCCCTACAGAACCCAGTACCCCTCCAGGGCCTCCCTCTCAGCCAGTGGTCACTGAGATCACCAAGAACAGCATTACCCTGACCTGGAAGCCCAACCCGCAGGCGGGGGCCACAGTCACCTCTTATGTGATAGAGGCCTTCAG CCAAGCAGCTGGCAACACGTGGCGGACAGTGGCAGATGGTGTGCAGCTGGAGACACACACGGTCAGTGGTCTGCAGCCCAACACCATCTATCTGTTTCTGGTGCGAGCTGTGGGAGCCTGGGGCCTCAGTGAGCCCAGCCCCGTCTCTGAGCCCATCCGCACCCAGG ACAGCAACCCATCCAGGCCAGTGGAGGACCCATGGAGAGGCCAGCGGGGACTGGCTGAAGTGGCTGTGCATGTGCAGGAGCCCGTAGTCCTTGGGCTCCGGACCTTGCAGGTGTCCTGGACT GTAGATGGCCCAGTCCAGCTGGTGCAAGGTTTCCGGGTGTCTTGGAGGGTAGCAGGTCCTGATGGGGGAAGCTGGACAGTACTGGACCTACAGTCCCCAAGCCAGCAAAGTACTGTGCTAAGAGGACTCCCCCCAGGGACCCAAATTCAGATCAAAGTGCAAGCCcaaggccaggaggggctggggcctgaAAGTCCCTTTGTGACCAGGAGCATTCCGGAGGAAG CCCCCAGTGGCCCCCCCCAGGGAGTGACAGTGGCCTTGGGGGGTGAAGGCAACAGCAGTGTCACGGTGTCCTGggaacctcccctcccctcccagcaaaATGGGGTGATCAAGGAATACCAG ATCTGGTGCCTGGGCAATGAGAGCCGCTTCCACCTCAACCGGTCTGCGGCAGGCTGGGCACGCTCCGCCGTGCTCCGGGGACTGCTGCCCGGCCTTCTCTACCGGACCCGGGTCGCGGCGGCCACCAGCGCCGGCGTGGGCGTGGCCAGCGTCCCGGTGTCGGTGCAGCTGCGTGAGTCCCGAGCTGGGAgagggcgggccgggccggggcacCGGGGGTCTGGGCGCGCCTGGTCCCGGGCCCACGGCCCCGGCCCGCTCACCCCTCTGGCCCCCACAGCCTCCCCGCCGGAGTCGGAGCCCGGGCTCGAGGTGCGCCCGGGGCTGGCGGAGCGCCTGGCCAGGGTGCTGCGGGCGCCTGCCTTCCTGGCGGGCAGCGGGGCCGCCTGCGGGGCGCTGCTGCTCGCGCTCTGCGCCGTCCTCTACCGGCGCCGGAGGCAGCGCAAGGAGCTCAGTCACTACACCG CCTCCTTTGCCTACACACCGGCAG TGTCCTTCCCACACTCAGAGGGCCTCTCTGGAGCCAGTTCCAG GCCACCCATgggcctcggccccgccccctacCCTTGGCTGGCCGACTCGTGGCCCCACCCATCTCGAAGCCCCTcagccccggagcccaggggGAGCTGCTGCCCCAGCAATCCTGACCCAGACGACAGATATTACAATG aAGCAGGGATCTCCCTGTACCTGGCTCAGACGGCCCGAGGCACTGCCGCCCCTACAGAGGGTCCTGTCTACAGCACCATTGACCCAGCTGGGGAGGAGCTGCAGACCTTCCACGGGGGGTTCCCCCCAAATCCCTCGGGGGACCCAGGCGCCTGGAGCCAATATGCTCCTCCAGAATGGAGCCAGGGGGACAGTG GAGCCAGGGGAGGCAAAGTAAAGCTTCTGGGAAAAGCTGTGCAGATGCCCTCTCTCAACTGGCCGGAAGCCCTGCCACCACCTCCCCCTTCCTGTGAACTGAGCTGCCTAGAGGGGCCTGAGGAAGATCTGGAAGGCAG CTCAGAGCCAGAAGAGTGGTGCCCACCAATGTCTGAGAGGAGCCATCTGACAGAGCCCAGCTCCACTGGAGGGTGCTTGGTCCCTCCATCCCAAGGGGAAGCCCCCTCTCCCACATCTTCCTATGGACAGCAGTCCACAGCTACTCTTACCCCCTCACCTCCtgaccctccccagccccccactgACATCCCCCATCTCCACCAGATGCCCAG GAGGGTGCCCCTGGGGCCAAGTTCCCCTCTCAGTGTATCCCAGCCCACTCTGAGTAGCCATGAAGGGAGGCCTGCTGGCCTGGGTGCTGGCCCCACAGCCTCCCATCACCTCAACCCCAGTCCTGTCCCTAGTACAGCCAGCAGTGCCCCAG GGAGAACCCGGCAGGTGCCTGGGGAGATGACCCCTCCGCTTCAAGGGCCCCGGGCCCGAATCCGGAAGCCCAAGGCTGTTCCCTACCGGCGGGAGCACAGTCCTGGCG